In Bacteroidota bacterium, one genomic interval encodes:
- a CDS encoding DEAD/DEAH box helicase family protein: protein MSIFQSIFKSIKKFKNQIEQLDLFADFDKEVQRTGTDDEVIAGKTVTKDGKTYAYERSKKNPQVHRLFRQDKELPKLETPDLFAETEDSNPEKEATKPSPKFKFVPNHSDQNEQETDLFGNPTISQGKISLLNKNGKLHLVLNNQSKELGESLILSKENLINETNQFDKKRLDTVNSYIEKVESKIKQLSQTDLRKEDIPKIEESVKENLNGLELWGKSIEEYYKFSDAEPNIKEIGNELRSRFETTLKSAKELTQAQEEQKRAKIQASYQFTSEDRLKAFQKLYEEEGINPEKLNDLVDGYIQSGKMPLTEEIVSALNEKPSILIRKTTADRIKSKIADFIDTFNLKGELVETKPEFIKTNPTEPEIITDAGAEDKQTNEAPTPPKDLYGNQYKLLNSISPKPLHQLEEGDYFKLKSDGFMDFNIEVLYRAPNGDLAVALSHYYKQHGDMMADPDMMVLIDQKNGTVQAATFQQDGAIFRQGDEFGGGYYKEVYPGYPNMDKVDLTQKKEQNQFLTQWLKNIKEQGHKLLINKETEQPEPTELFEELPNNKIREGADKVLIWGAEGFTGGEANRRKHREEINKQVYEILKKSDDEISVADKIILAQYSGKGGTDEVSLNEYYSTTGQANFMWQMLEKFGFKGGRIVEPSSGPGVFLHTAPGNALITAVELSPVSARIAKLLHGKTHDIINKSYEEYYTDSNGEKVDGVIGNAPFGGRGISAGYDPELSDLKNAEQYFIERGIDQLKPGGVMAMIVNIGIMENGSFASWRAGINKKAEFLGAIRMPMGAFSHSHAQVTTDIVFFRKRPEDVSNLFMKLGHQEGKKLYDSGVMNADFVSGNYFEKNPELALGEKSTGNFGRTAQKGHLNYEELHAAGELLKGEAPDYSELVDYGINVSNLEENSPKVGDVISQNGRRYRFNENHRWERADDQSSQTDLFLSDREKEAIEKLGMKPDEFLRLKENLIEEGIEVSHEVRMIIGGQGAQIIDDELKEFSTVPVTLREKLECAIAIGMTIKHFKMRGNRERSQYDAALSERIKGALINFVEKFGLPDDLRKYAGRGKQNALIHFLGTIDKTGKVSSDVLDSYATPTSSRKSYNFSNVEDIVKYNEDNRQKGLSLVEILDAYQGEKSRIEIAREIVQNDNIAIDSEQLFRPVYEVLAGEVNDKLEKWESYCQTIENQLRQEDISDEEREILHGVKEKLQRQIIESKSRAGYKGIPDLPIKMKDAREEMFDISLLNEYLEESILGLSSSIEVDKSGKFNFIDPEFAFGYDLFYAKSSEDPSKKKKKSKNDGSDVFSLEDALEEARDQAEEKEQMKRDKSELDKFLRKYYKDPNDSSKFLTNPLELVLMNYLNGARITLTDQYGDETKSKLKELEDGFRDFLDLKEESPEIAAKYNRKFNNWMDKTFSDSVIEDIDKIDFDKELIRDGKEPLKIRDAIAPNQWESIRRMLDQGKGMLAHGVGVGKTFQAIAIALKMKQEGNSKRPLIVTPKSVLLNWEDEINKWTKDTNILIVGYKKNARGEWAEEKPSEKLMKLYDIINNGDQYDMILMTRDIFDGINFRKETKKQVITELVRKYVSIDRTKLTKKEKKDVDKKIQQLEQMFTEAMQSETNSYQGITFEDLGIDLIIRDEAHDSKSLLKPMLQDDVKGVSSGKISNRAMNNYIATKLIRNSNNDKNVFLLTATPISNSPVEIFNMILPFAESELEKIGIKNMDDFIDRFARTEELPTVDADGRVLNMKKFAGWSSGDVLRKIFFRFVDYKTHKDVRGVTVKFPMETPNHVFTTPNEGQQLLLDHCRNRLWACRVLSRSKMKTLIGQKVKITDKLVKSLEKNFFDDPNPLDEAIKAGAIDKKEELEIRAHFKEYVSTFLSLNRNPDPQATLNTDGFFKIQTDMLKATGDLDWYRTDRSDYGLKIDESFIQSHPDNQKLQILTDTVQAAHQSGEKQLIFAVNKNLHYKIKEMLVSAGIPAEEIVIVNGDEVKESDERLKISKEFNSGKYKVVIGNYATMGEGLNFQNGTSKIHHLQTTWNHLPVQQGNGRGIRQGNPRDSVDTYYYLAKGSVDSFMNQKILDKRNMVDSFVRGEGDWEDDIYMDSDQMIIETARNPEQAAKLLELQRATRTRVQDAKLKEKQLHALARYFRNKKAMSLIKDSESQVFKHIAKDNGTIEEFLLSTGSELAGHLGSSKPPIIDVSHNLVIPINSMVEIGNELYQIIGTDKKGDVKILMDNHIKTYSSKEVAKSINDGIWKIPSDSTKKMTDKLRSFDRYQQLIEYLSLFSEGDLTPEQKMIVEAKVKNILSDPKHPDHKWTKFLCRTKEINSDNVITTEYTLFDKSEFEYNNRAREKQGNQKYEVVLPYDTEVRDYVSNMTYDEFKKTPIADKFRINYSAIDYYKTVFLEKNRKTAKLDHTPVSTKKDLMDLYISGNPFFKAKSKNDKERMNKKINDIQSDIKDGFYQRYAQLLKEGLLPQIGFQLKGTRVLKYGGWYGDVWTKADSDSLKDPHLIDDDVLSKLEFIDYHLGSDLTDRLKKLINK, encoded by the coding sequence ATGTCCATATTTCAATCAATATTCAAATCAATAAAGAAATTCAAAAATCAAATTGAGCAACTTGATTTATTCGCAGATTTCGATAAAGAGGTACAGAGAACCGGGACAGATGATGAAGTTATAGCCGGAAAAACTGTTACGAAAGACGGTAAGACCTACGCTTACGAGAGAAGTAAGAAGAACCCTCAAGTCCATAGACTGTTTAGACAAGATAAAGAACTACCAAAACTTGAGACTCCTGATTTATTTGCAGAGACAGAAGACTCAAACCCCGAGAAAGAAGCTACCAAACCAAGCCCAAAGTTCAAGTTCGTTCCAAACCATTCCGATCAAAATGAACAGGAAACAGATTTATTCGGCAATCCCACGATAAGCCAGGGTAAAATCTCTCTGCTTAACAAAAATGGAAAATTGCATTTAGTACTAAATAATCAGTCCAAAGAATTAGGGGAATCATTGATTTTAAGCAAAGAAAACTTGATCAATGAAACCAATCAATTTGATAAAAAGAGACTTGATACTGTCAACAGTTATATCGAAAAAGTGGAAAGTAAAATTAAACAGTTGAGTCAGACTGATTTAAGGAAGGAGGACATTCCCAAGATTGAAGAATCGGTTAAGGAAAACTTAAACGGACTGGAGTTATGGGGGAAATCGATTGAAGAGTACTATAAATTTTCTGATGCCGAGCCGAATATTAAGGAAATCGGGAATGAACTTCGGTCAAGATTTGAAACAACACTTAAGAGTGCCAAAGAGCTAACACAGGCGCAAGAAGAGCAGAAGAGGGCAAAGATACAAGCATCTTACCAATTCACATCCGAGGACAGGCTCAAGGCATTTCAGAAGCTATACGAAGAGGAAGGTATAAACCCCGAAAAACTCAATGATTTGGTAGATGGATATATTCAGTCGGGCAAAATGCCATTGACTGAAGAGATAGTCAGTGCCTTGAATGAGAAGCCAAGCATCCTAATTCGTAAAACAACTGCAGACCGGATTAAATCAAAGATCGCTGATTTTATTGATACATTCAATCTTAAAGGCGAACTGGTCGAAACTAAACCCGAGTTCATTAAAACTAATCCGACAGAACCGGAAATTATAACTGACGCAGGTGCGGAGGATAAACAGACGAATGAAGCCCCAACTCCTCCAAAGGATTTATATGGAAATCAATACAAGCTACTAAACTCAATCTCTCCGAAACCATTACATCAACTCGAAGAGGGTGATTATTTCAAGTTGAAGTCTGATGGCTTCATGGATTTCAATATAGAAGTTCTCTACAGAGCTCCAAATGGAGACCTGGCTGTAGCCCTATCCCACTACTATAAACAACATGGTGACATGATGGCGGATCCTGACATGATGGTATTAATAGATCAAAAGAATGGAACCGTTCAGGCTGCAACATTTCAGCAAGATGGAGCAATATTTAGACAAGGTGATGAATTTGGAGGAGGATACTATAAAGAAGTGTATCCCGGCTATCCGAATATGGATAAAGTTGATCTTACCCAAAAGAAGGAACAAAACCAATTCCTGACCCAGTGGTTGAAGAACATCAAGGAACAAGGTCACAAACTTCTCATCAACAAGGAAACGGAACAACCCGAACCAACAGAACTCTTCGAAGAACTTCCAAATAATAAAATTCGTGAAGGCGCTGATAAAGTCTTAATTTGGGGAGCGGAGGGGTTCACGGGCGGAGAAGCCAACAGACGGAAACATCGAGAAGAAATCAATAAACAAGTCTATGAGATTCTAAAAAAATCGGATGATGAAATCTCAGTAGCTGATAAAATTATCCTTGCTCAATATTCCGGGAAAGGCGGGACAGATGAAGTAAGTTTGAATGAATATTATTCAACTACAGGTCAAGCTAATTTTATGTGGCAGATGCTTGAAAAATTCGGTTTCAAGGGAGGAAGAATAGTGGAACCTTCATCCGGACCAGGTGTATTTCTACATACTGCTCCCGGAAATGCATTGATAACTGCGGTAGAGTTATCTCCGGTTTCTGCTCGAATTGCCAAACTATTACATGGTAAGACCCACGATATTATCAATAAAAGCTATGAGGAATATTACACTGATTCGAATGGTGAAAAAGTTGACGGGGTTATTGGAAACGCGCCATTTGGAGGCAGAGGAATTTCAGCCGGGTACGATCCTGAATTATCCGATTTAAAAAATGCAGAGCAATATTTCATTGAGAGAGGAATAGATCAGTTAAAGCCCGGTGGTGTAATGGCGATGATAGTTAATATCGGGATAATGGAGAACGGTAGTTTTGCATCCTGGCGTGCCGGAATAAATAAAAAAGCTGAATTTTTGGGAGCGATTAGAATGCCGATGGGGGCATTTTCTCATTCACATGCTCAAGTTACTACGGATATCGTGTTTTTTAGAAAACGACCTGAAGATGTCTCTAACCTTTTTATGAAATTAGGACATCAAGAAGGTAAAAAACTTTATGATAGCGGAGTAATGAATGCTGACTTTGTCTCGGGAAACTATTTTGAGAAGAATCCTGAATTAGCCCTTGGTGAAAAGAGTACCGGAAATTTCGGAAGAACCGCACAGAAAGGGCACCTGAATTACGAAGAACTTCATGCAGCTGGGGAGTTATTGAAAGGCGAAGCTCCTGATTATTCGGAATTGGTTGATTATGGAATAAATGTTAGTAACCTGGAAGAAAATTCACCTAAAGTTGGCGATGTTATTTCGCAAAATGGTAGAAGATACAGGTTTAACGAAAATCACAGATGGGAAAGGGCAGATGATCAAAGTTCTCAAACAGATTTATTTTTGAGTGATCGTGAAAAAGAAGCTATTGAAAAGTTGGGAATGAAACCAGATGAATTTCTTCGACTCAAAGAAAATCTTATCGAGGAAGGTATTGAGGTTTCACATGAAGTTAGAATGATTATTGGCGGTCAGGGAGCTCAAATAATCGATGATGAATTGAAAGAATTTTCAACAGTTCCTGTAACTCTTCGCGAAAAGCTTGAGTGTGCAATTGCAATCGGTATGACAATAAAACATTTTAAGATGAGGGGTAATCGTGAACGATCTCAATACGATGCCGCACTTTCAGAGAGGATCAAAGGTGCCTTGATTAATTTCGTGGAGAAATTTGGACTACCCGATGATCTAAGAAAGTATGCCGGTCGAGGAAAACAGAATGCGCTTATTCATTTCTTAGGAACTATAGACAAAACAGGAAAAGTAAGTAGTGATGTTCTTGATTCGTATGCTACGCCAACATCGAGTCGTAAAAGTTATAATTTTTCCAATGTCGAAGATATTGTTAAATACAATGAAGACAACCGTCAGAAAGGTTTATCACTTGTTGAGATACTTGACGCATACCAGGGTGAAAAATCTCGAATCGAAATTGCAAGAGAAATTGTTCAAAATGATAATATTGCGATTGATAGTGAACAACTTTTCAGACCTGTGTATGAAGTGCTAGCAGGTGAAGTGAATGATAAACTTGAAAAATGGGAGAGTTACTGCCAGACTATTGAAAACCAACTTAGACAAGAGGATATCTCCGATGAAGAAAGAGAAATTTTGCATGGTGTTAAAGAGAAATTACAACGCCAAATAATCGAATCAAAATCTCGTGCTGGTTATAAAGGCATTCCAGATCTTCCGATAAAAATGAAAGATGCCCGGGAGGAAATGTTTGATATCTCTCTATTAAACGAGTATCTTGAAGAATCCATACTGGGTTTATCTTCATCAATTGAAGTAGATAAATCAGGTAAATTCAATTTTATTGATCCTGAATTTGCTTTTGGCTATGACCTTTTCTACGCAAAATCATCTGAAGACCCATCAAAAAAGAAAAAGAAATCTAAAAATGATGGTTCGGATGTTTTCAGTCTCGAGGATGCCTTAGAGGAGGCAAGGGATCAGGCAGAAGAAAAAGAACAGATGAAGAGGGATAAAAGCGAACTTGATAAATTTTTGCGAAAGTACTATAAAGACCCAAATGATTCAAGTAAATTTCTCACTAATCCGTTGGAACTCGTTTTAATGAACTATTTAAACGGTGCACGAATTACTCTCACGGATCAATATGGTGATGAAACAAAGTCAAAACTAAAAGAATTGGAAGATGGTTTTCGTGATTTTCTTGACTTAAAAGAAGAGAGTCCAGAAATCGCAGCCAAGTACAATCGTAAGTTCAACAATTGGATGGATAAAACCTTTTCAGACTCTGTAATTGAAGACATTGATAAAATAGATTTTGACAAAGAATTAATCAGAGATGGAAAAGAACCATTAAAAATTCGTGATGCCATTGCCCCAAATCAGTGGGAATCAATTCGGAGAATGTTAGACCAAGGAAAAGGGATGCTTGCTCATGGTGTTGGAGTTGGCAAAACATTTCAAGCAATTGCCATTGCACTAAAGATGAAGCAGGAGGGTAACTCAAAACGACCTTTGATCGTCACGCCAAAGTCGGTTCTTCTGAATTGGGAGGATGAGATTAATAAATGGACTAAAGACACAAACATTTTAATTGTTGGCTACAAGAAAAATGCAAGAGGTGAATGGGCGGAAGAGAAACCCTCAGAGAAACTCATGAAACTGTATGATATCATAAATAACGGAGATCAATATGATATGATACTTATGACCAGGGATATATTCGATGGAATTAATTTCCGCAAGGAGACTAAAAAACAAGTGATCACTGAATTAGTTAGAAAATATGTCTCGATAGATCGGACTAAACTGACAAAAAAGGAAAAGAAGGATGTTGATAAGAAGATTCAGCAGCTGGAACAGATGTTTACTGAGGCTATGCAATCAGAGACTAACTCATATCAGGGAATCACATTTGAAGATTTAGGAATTGATTTGATCATCCGGGATGAGGCTCACGATAGTAAGTCTTTGTTGAAGCCGATGTTACAGGATGATGTTAAAGGGGTCTCTTCCGGGAAAATTAGCAACAGAGCAATGAATAATTACATCGCAACAAAACTTATTCGAAATTCAAATAATGATAAAAATGTGTTTTTACTAACTGCTACTCCGATTAGTAATTCTCCCGTTGAAATATTTAATATGATCCTTCCGTTTGCGGAGTCTGAATTAGAGAAAATTGGCATAAAGAATATGGATGATTTTATAGATCGGTTTGCCCGTACAGAGGAACTACCCACTGTTGATGCTGATGGTCGTGTTTTAAACATGAAAAAATTTGCCGGCTGGAGTTCAGGTGATGTTCTTCGAAAGATCTTCTTCAGATTTGTTGACTACAAAACGCATAAGGATGTGAGAGGTGTAACGGTCAAATTTCCTATGGAAACACCCAATCATGTATTTACCACACCGAATGAGGGTCAACAATTGCTTTTAGATCATTGCCGAAATAGACTTTGGGCTTGCAGAGTTTTGAGTCGCTCTAAAATGAAAACATTAATAGGACAAAAAGTAAAAATAACTGATAAGCTTGTTAAATCACTTGAAAAAAACTTCTTTGATGATCCAAATCCATTAGATGAGGCAATAAAAGCAGGTGCAATCGATAAAAAAGAAGAGCTGGAAATTAGAGCACATTTCAAAGAGTATGTTAGCACTTTCCTATCACTTAATCGGAACCCTGATCCTCAAGCAACACTGAATACAGATGGATTCTTTAAGATTCAAACAGATATGTTAAAAGCAACTGGGGATCTGGATTGGTATAGAACAGATCGCTCAGATTATGGCTTAAAGATTGACGAATCATTTATCCAGTCTCATCCTGATAATCAAAAGCTTCAAATTCTTACTGACACTGTACAAGCTGCACATCAATCGGGTGAAAAACAACTAATCTTCGCCGTGAACAAAAATCTGCATTACAAGATAAAAGAGATGCTTGTAAGCGCCGGGATACCAGCAGAGGAAATTGTAATAGTGAACGGAGATGAGGTAAAAGAATCTGACGAACGACTTAAAATTAGTAAGGAGTTCAACTCGGGTAAATACAAGGTAGTTATAGGCAATTACGCCACAATGGGTGAAGGTTTGAATTTTCAAAATGGAACTTCAAAAATTCACCATCTACAAACCACATGGAATCATTTACCAGTTCAACAAGGAAACGGCAGAGGCATCAGACAGGGTAATCCAAGAGATTCGGTTGATACATATTATTATCTCGCAAAAGGTTCTGTGGATTCTTTTATGAATCAAAAGATACTGGATAAACGAAATATGGTTGATTCTTTTGTTCGAGGAGAAGGAGACTGGGAAGATGATATTTACATGGATTCAGATCAAATGATAATCGAAACTGCTCGAAATCCTGAACAAGCCGCAAAACTGCTCGAACTTCAAAGAGCAACAAGAACGAGAGTTCAGGATGCGAAACTTAAAGAAAAACAACTTCATGCTCTGGCAAGATATTTCAGAAACAAAAAAGCCATGAGTCTTATCAAGGATTCAGAAAGTCAGGTATTCAAACATATTGCAAAAGATAATGGTACGATTGAAGAATTTCTATTATCAACTGGGAGTGAGTTAGCGGGTCATTTAGGATCATCAAAACCTCCTATAATTGATGTTTCTCACAATCTCGTTATTCCAATAAACAGTATGGTAGAAATTGGTAATGAACTTTATCAAATAATTGGTACCGACAAAAAAGGGGATGTTAAAATATTGATGGATAATCACATCAAGACATATTCATCTAAAGAAGTCGCCAAATCCATTAATGATGGAATTTGGAAAATTCCGAGTGATAGCACAAAGAAAATGACTGATAAGCTCCGATCATTCGATCGCTATCAGCAATTGATAGAGTATCTCTCTCTTTTTAGTGAGGGTGATCTCACGCCTGAACAGAAAATGATAGTTGAAGCTAAAGTTAAAAACATTCTATCTGACCCAAAACATCCGGATCACAAATGGACTAAATTTTTGTGCAGAACAAAAGAAATTAATTCTGATAATGTTATCACAACAGAATATACGCTATTTGATAAGTCTGAATTTGAATACAATAATAGGGCAAGAGAGAAGCAAGGTAACCAGAAATATGAAGTTGTCCTACCTTATGATACCGAGGTAAGGGATTATGTTTCTAATATGACTTATGATGAGTTTAAAAAGACACCTATCGCAGACAAGTTTAGAATTAATTATTCAGCAATCGATTATTACAAAACAGTATTTCTTGAGAAAAACCGCAAGACTGCAAAACTTGATCATACTCCTGTCTCAACAAAAAAGGATTTGATGGATTTATACATCAGTGGAAATCCCTTTTTTAAGGCAAAATCAAAAAACGATAAAGAGAGGATGAACAAAAAAATAAATGATATTCAAAGCGATATCAAAGATGGGTTTTATCAAAGATACGCCCAGTTACTGAAGGAAGGTTTATTACCTCAGATTGGATTTCAGTTAAAGGGTACAAGGGTTTTGAAGTATGGAGGATGGTACGGAGATGTATGGACGAAGGCAGATTCAGATTCTTTGAAAGACCCACATTTAATAGATGATGATGTACTTTCGAAATTGGAATTCATCGATTATCATCTCGGTAGTGATTTGACAGACCGATTGAAGAAACTGATTAATAAATGA